From a region of the Drosophila ananassae strain 14024-0371.13 chromosome XL, ASM1763931v2, whole genome shotgun sequence genome:
- the LOC6503583 gene encoding multifunctional protein ADE2 has protein sequence MATTSIEGYKLGKILIEGKTKQVYDLPEQPGLCLLLSKDRITAGDGVKAHDLEGKAEISNATNGQVFRLLNEAGIRTAYVKQCGSKAFIARKCQMIPIEWVTRRLATGSFLKRNVGVPEGYRFSPPKQETFFKDDANHDPQWSEEQIVSAKFELNGLVIGQDEVDIMRRTTLLVFEILERAWQTRDCALIDMKVEFGIDADGNIVLADIIDSDSWRLWPSGDKRLMVDKQVYRNLTAVTASDLDTVKRNFIWVSQQLADIIPKKDHLVVVLMGSASDTSHSEKIATSCRSLGLNVELRVTSAHKGPEETLRIVREYESVMQNLIFVAVAGRSNGLGPVVSGSTNYPVINCPPVKSDNMQVDVWSSLNLPSGLGCATVLYPEAAALHAATILGLGNFMVWSKLRVKALNNFVTLKKADKELRGVRNA, from the exons ATGGCAACTACATCCA TTGAGGGCTATAAACTGGGCAAGATCCTAATCGAGGGCAAGACCAAGCAGGTCTACGATCTTCCCGAACAGCCAGGACTCTGTCTGCTTCTCAGCAAGGACCGGATTACCGCCGGGGATGGCGTCAAGGCCCATGATCTGGAGGGCAAGGCCGAGATCTCCAACGCCACCAACGGACAGGTCTTCCGCCTCCTCAACGAAGCAG GTATTCGCACCGCCTATGTGAAGCAGTGTGGCTCGAAGGCCTTCATCGCCCGCAAATGTCAAATGATACCCATTGAGTGGGTAACCCGACGCCTCGCCACCGGATCTTTCCTCAAACGGAACGTGGGCGTACCGGAGGGCTATAG ATTCTCTCCTCCCAAACAGGAGACTTTCTTCAAGGACGATGCCAACCACGATCCCCAATGGAGCGAAGAGCAGATCGTCTCCGCCAAGTTCGAGCTCAATGGCCTGGTTATCG GTCAAGATGAAGTCGATATTATGCGCAGGACCACCCTCCTGGTCTTTGAGATCCTGGAGAGGGCGTGGCAGACCAGGGACTGCGCCCTCATCGACATGAAGGTGGAGTTCGGCATCGATGCCGATGGAAACATAGTCCTGGCCGACATCATCGACTCCGATTCGTGGCGCCTTTGGCCCTCGGGCGACAAGCGACTGATGGTCGACAAGCAGGTCTACCGGAATCTCACAGCCGTAACCGCCAGCGATCTGGACACCGTGAAGCGTAACTTCATCTGGGTGTCCCAGCAGTTGGCCGACATTATCCCCAAAAAGGATCATCTCGTGGTCGTCCTGATGGGCAGTGCCTCGGACACCTCGCACAGCGAAAAGATCGCCACCAGCTGTCGGTCTCTGGGACTGAATGTGGAGCTCCGGGTGACCTCCGCCCACAAGGGACCCGAGGAGACACTCCGCATAGTCCGGGAGTACGAGTCCGTGATGCAGAATCTGATATTCGTGGCGGTGGCCGGACGTTCCAACGGTCTGGGCCCTGTGGTGTCCGGCAGCACCAACTATCCGGTCATCAACTGCCCTCCCGTCAAGTCCGACAACATGCAGGTGGATGTCTGGAGCAGCCTGAACCTGCCCTCCGGCCTGGGATGTGCCACCGTCCTGTATCCGGAGGCGGCGGCCCTGCATGCTGCCACTATCCTGGGACTCGGCAACTTCATGGTGTGGTCCAAGCTGAGGGTCAAGGCCCTCAACAACTTCGTCACCCTCAAGAAGGCCGACAAGGAGCTCCGTGGTGTCCGAAATGCCTAG